From one Paenibacillus terrae HPL-003 genomic stretch:
- a CDS encoding cellulase-like family protein, translated as MSNLLRNVPRKLTITMWDFSWYTMTQEGEPYSDLATRFKEAVERGYNTIRICAMPFMLFTADGKRPGPLKFASLGEVGQRTRWYNCRGGAVLDGHAHLLELFRQAKAHNCYIMLSSWEYQQSPSFLAFAELRDELAAIPPKERFMAIARSMDQLIRFVTAEGYRNQIIYTELHNEVEFGQLNAIATSQGIAETNVPAIIEAMQPYVEEAVGYLRQCHPDMMMTASYTLNEAYPKAYVARNMQVAHFHLYIKGVLNELMEAAGLEDELSPFPNPFVQSLLREDAPPFAEWTLPPEQNWRMEGNPVGMRLIYLHDWVDPDQWDLFLYDRYGDHKMAMLQKADSRLEEIHEWTRHSGIPIVIGEGYVGYTPLYAQFEEGPVGKFIAEYVLRKGMALGFWGMTLCSNCAPHHPFWNDVAWQRKWNQFILNSD; from the coding sequence ATGAGTAATCTCTTAAGAAATGTACCGCGCAAATTGACGATCACAATGTGGGACTTCTCTTGGTATACAATGACACAGGAAGGTGAGCCCTACAGCGATCTTGCAACCCGTTTTAAAGAAGCGGTCGAAAGAGGCTATAATACGATCCGAATATGTGCTATGCCATTCATGTTGTTTACGGCGGATGGCAAACGCCCCGGACCCTTAAAGTTTGCGAGCCTTGGGGAAGTAGGTCAGCGTACGCGCTGGTATAACTGTCGCGGCGGTGCAGTGCTGGATGGGCATGCTCATTTGCTTGAACTGTTTAGACAAGCAAAGGCTCATAACTGTTACATTATGTTATCCTCTTGGGAATATCAGCAGAGTCCCAGCTTCCTGGCTTTTGCTGAGCTTAGAGATGAATTAGCTGCAATTCCTCCTAAGGAAAGATTTATGGCCATCGCAAGGTCGATGGATCAGTTGATTCGTTTCGTTACAGCAGAAGGCTATAGGAACCAGATTATCTATACAGAGTTGCATAACGAAGTGGAGTTTGGACAGTTGAACGCCATCGCAACGTCTCAAGGCATTGCGGAAACGAATGTACCAGCCATTATTGAAGCCATGCAGCCCTATGTAGAAGAAGCTGTTGGATATCTTCGCCAATGTCATCCCGATATGATGATGACGGCCAGCTATACGTTAAATGAAGCCTACCCTAAAGCTTACGTCGCGCGTAATATGCAGGTTGCCCATTTTCATCTTTATATTAAAGGGGTGCTCAATGAGCTTATGGAAGCGGCAGGGCTAGAGGATGAGTTGTCGCCGTTCCCCAATCCATTCGTACAATCCCTATTAAGAGAAGACGCTCCTCCATTTGCAGAGTGGACCCTGCCTCCAGAGCAGAATTGGCGAATGGAAGGCAATCCGGTTGGCATGAGGCTTATTTATTTGCACGACTGGGTGGATCCCGACCAATGGGATTTATTTTTGTACGATCGGTATGGAGACCATAAAATGGCCATGTTGCAGAAGGCGGACTCCCGATTGGAAGAAATTCATGAATGGACCCGTCATTCCGGCATTCCAATTGTCATAGGAGAAGGCTATGTAGGCTACACGCCGCTGTATGCCCAATTTGAAGAAGGTCCCGTCGGTAAATTTATCGCTGAATATGTGTTGCGAAAAGGAATGGCACTTGGGTTCTGGGGAATGACCCTCTGCTCCAACTGTGCTCCGCATCATCCGTTCTGGAATGATGTAGCTTGGCAGCGCAAGTGGAATCAATTTATCCTAAATTCAGATTAG
- a CDS encoding beta-galactosidase has product MRNYRITVTDDLKHIVKGHIKLGGTNPKGEEIGFTNYFMEKDGEPFFGICGEFHYARYDERYWEDEIIKIKMGGVNIIATYIFWNLHEEMEGIFNWSGNKNLRHFIELCGKHQLYVMIRIGPFNHGEIRNGGIPDWLFGRPFEVRSNDEGYLFYTRRLYNEIGAQIKGLLYKEGGPIIGTQIENEHNHSSAQWALTVGVNDMWLNSGSDGNSHMLKLKEIALEAGIDTPIYTCTGWGGATTPVPDMLPLWGGYAYWPWIYYGEGRLEGMDEHPATPEYIFRDKHNNKIPKSYNFEPLYAPEDYPYACCEMGGGMVQFYKYRFAFPYRSVPAMTVMKVAEGCNLIGYYMYHGGSNPRGKVNPFTNDLATPKISYDFNAMIGEFGQVRESYQRTKLQHYFFSTFEKQFSLTKTILPGDTSQMDPYDVDTLRYAVRSSAGSGYLFLNNFQDHVENDDLCDFKVSIELPEETIVIPSQGELTLGRDSFAILPFNFNLDGMKLKYATAQLITRIEEDGEVYYFFFVPEGMKGTYAMESKDMISATIDKGSMEQMDGSTVIQVAEEEDSLIHLVSESGKKVSIYTMTDEQSLKFWKVNLQGRDRIIMTSANVLVSGAEIRLESTDQEIVTLSVFPDFDASITSISGGELLEITESKLFKTYHLRAPKKEIHFNLKRVNNDKFTLNFDVNAFDGIKEALLRIQYTGDIGYAFMDGELIHDNFCNHTTWEMGLKPLEHRLMEQGMYVYVSPIRKGKVLNSNTTMAGWKETTEERIVDIGSVSIVPVYEIKITFRSSILQSAL; this is encoded by the coding sequence ATGAGAAACTATCGAATTACGGTCACAGATGATCTAAAGCATATTGTTAAAGGACATATCAAACTTGGCGGGACCAATCCAAAAGGAGAGGAGATCGGATTCACCAACTATTTTATGGAGAAGGATGGAGAACCCTTTTTCGGCATCTGTGGTGAATTCCATTATGCCCGTTATGATGAACGCTATTGGGAAGATGAAATTATTAAAATAAAAATGGGTGGCGTGAACATCATTGCAACCTATATTTTTTGGAACCTGCATGAAGAAATGGAGGGTATTTTTAATTGGAGTGGAAACAAAAATCTTCGCCATTTCATCGAGTTATGCGGTAAACATCAGCTATATGTCATGATTCGAATCGGACCCTTCAATCATGGGGAAATCCGAAACGGAGGGATACCGGATTGGTTATTCGGTCGGCCATTTGAGGTTCGTTCTAATGATGAGGGGTATCTGTTCTATACGAGAAGATTGTATAACGAAATCGGTGCCCAGATTAAAGGATTGTTATATAAGGAGGGGGGGCCGATCATCGGCACCCAAATCGAAAACGAGCATAATCATTCATCTGCCCAGTGGGCATTGACTGTAGGGGTTAATGATATGTGGTTAAACAGTGGAAGTGACGGTAATTCACATATGTTAAAACTTAAAGAAATAGCTCTGGAAGCAGGAATTGATACGCCGATCTATACGTGTACAGGATGGGGAGGAGCAACAACTCCTGTACCTGATATGCTGCCCCTATGGGGCGGATATGCCTACTGGCCATGGATCTACTATGGAGAGGGACGTCTGGAGGGGATGGACGAGCATCCTGCGACACCGGAATACATTTTCCGAGACAAGCATAATAATAAGATTCCGAAGAGCTACAATTTTGAGCCCCTATACGCCCCTGAAGATTATCCGTACGCTTGCTGCGAGATGGGTGGCGGCATGGTTCAGTTTTATAAATACCGGTTTGCATTTCCCTATCGTAGTGTTCCAGCGATGACTGTCATGAAGGTTGCAGAAGGCTGTAACCTGATCGGATACTACATGTATCATGGTGGTTCGAACCCTCGGGGTAAGGTTAACCCGTTCACAAATGATCTGGCTACACCTAAAATATCCTATGATTTTAATGCCATGATTGGCGAATTTGGTCAAGTAAGGGAATCCTACCAAAGAACAAAGCTGCAGCATTATTTTTTTTCAACCTTCGAAAAGCAATTCTCTCTAACGAAGACTATTCTGCCAGGGGATACGTCCCAGATGGATCCTTACGATGTGGATACCTTGCGATATGCAGTGCGCTCCAGTGCCGGATCAGGTTACCTGTTTCTCAATAATTTCCAAGACCATGTCGAAAATGATGACCTGTGCGATTTTAAGGTAAGCATTGAGCTGCCCGAGGAAACGATTGTCATACCTAGTCAAGGAGAGCTGACGTTAGGACGTGATAGCTTTGCCATATTGCCATTTAACTTCAATTTGGATGGAATGAAGCTCAAATATGCAACGGCACAGCTGATAACAAGGATAGAAGAGGATGGAGAGGTATATTATTTTTTCTTTGTACCTGAGGGCATGAAAGGAACTTATGCAATGGAGTCAAAAGATATGATCAGTGCCACCATCGACAAAGGTTCGATGGAGCAAATGGATGGGAGCACGGTCATTCAGGTTGCTGAAGAAGAAGATAGTCTCATCCACCTCGTATCTGAAAGTGGCAAAAAAGTCTCCATCTACACGATGACTGATGAACAAAGTCTAAAATTTTGGAAGGTAAACCTGCAAGGTCGGGACAGAATCATTATGACAAGTGCCAATGTGCTGGTGTCTGGGGCTGAGATTAGACTGGAATCGACGGATCAGGAGATTGTAACACTGAGTGTATTCCCGGATTTTGACGCCTCAATCACATCCATTTCCGGCGGAGAGCTGCTTGAAATCACAGAAAGTAAATTATTTAAAACGTATCATTTAAGGGCTCCCAAGAAAGAAATCCATTTCAATTTGAAAAGGGTTAACAACGATAAATTTACTCTTAATTTTGATGTCAATGCGTTTGACGGAATCAAGGAGGCTCTACTGCGTATCCAGTATACCGGAGACATCGGTTATGCTTTTATGGATGGCGAACTGATTCACGACAACTTCTGCAACCATACGACCTGGGAAATGGGTTTGAAACCATTGGAACATCGGCTCATGGAGCAAGGAATGTATGTGTACGTTTCCCCCATTCGAAAAGGTAAGGTTCTAAACAGCAATACGACCATGGCTGGCTGGAAAGAGACGACGGAGGAACGAATCGTGGACATCGGCTCAGTCAGCATTGTACCTGTGTATGAAATCAAAATCACCTTTAGGAGTTCTATACTACAGTCGGCTCTCTAG